One Oncorhynchus keta strain PuntledgeMale-10-30-2019 chromosome 23, Oket_V2, whole genome shotgun sequence DNA segment encodes these proteins:
- the LOC118402191 gene encoding protein FAM131A-like isoform X1 codes for MWLTFRGGERGGRQREEVKFQEAEMIPKSRKSSDTRKAVSIQEIAALARSSLNGISQAMKDHVTKPTSLQGGRVAHLIEWKGWPKPTDSPTDPLHTHFNSYCHLTEGEQEARFAAGVAEQFAIAEAKLKAWASVDDDDDDEEEADKEFLQNNRNTLTLSTRSDTATSNHEPRVSFQAEIGSIKVPPSISSTIPVGSSSNSLHCDRPTSKNDPAPQQHDQPILESDRASPFPREGELVDGEDQPVPQLETGGGVCIVHKPDWRPRIRSSRFDSCYSTSHSESLGEEEAEEEDEEGSVFQEGREWHSCQSQRSFFSDRGSSGVASFDEEE; via the exons GTAAAATTTCAGGAAGCTGAAATGATCCCCAAGTCAAGAAAATCTTCAGACACGAGAAAGGCAGTCAGCATCCAGGAGATTGCTGCTCTGGCCAGATCCTCTTTAAATG gcataTCCCAGGCGATGAAGGACCATGTGACCAAGCCCACGTCCCTGCAGGGTGGCAGGGTTGCCCACCTCATAGAGTGGAAGGGTTGGCCCAAACCCACAGACTCCCCCACggaccccctccacacacacttcAACTCCTACTGCCACCTCACTGAGGGGGAACAGGAGGCACGCTTCGCTGCAG GAGTGGCAGAGCAGTTTGCTATCGCTGAGGCAAAGCTGAAAGCCTGGGCTTctgtggatgatgatgatgatgatgaggaggaagcTGACAAAGAGTTTCtccagaacaacagaaacacactcacactctctacCCGCTCAG ACACCGCAACGTCCAATCACGAGCCCCGAGTGTCATTCCAGGCTGAGATTGGCAGCATTAAAGTTCCACCCTCTATCAGCTCAACCATTCCCGTTGGCTCTAGCAGCAACAGCCTGCACTGTGATAGGCCCACATCTAAGAATGACCCAGCTCCACAGCAACATGACCAGCCTATTCTAGAGAGTGACCGGGCTAGCCCATTCCCCAGAGAGGGGGAACTAGTGGATGGCGAGGATCAGCCTGTACCACAGCTAGAGACCGGTGGGGGTGTCTGTATCGTCCACAAGCCTGACTGGAGGCCGAGGATCAGAAGCAGTAGGTTTGACTCCTGCTATTCAACCTCTCACTCTGAGTCTCTTGGAGAGGAGGAAGCGGAAGAGGAAGACGAAGAAGGGAGTGTGTTTCAGGAAGGTAGAGAGTGGCACTCCTGCCAGAGCCAGAGAAGCTTCTTCTCCGACAGAGGCTCGTCGGGAGTGGCGTCTTTCGATGAGGAAGAGtag
- the LOC118402192 gene encoding chloride channel protein 2 yields MHETRRDIPHFYSLCYTKDGGAQLTVRDRSLEEDKHTEGTELPDEGNMYGRYTQELGVYAKEEAARLRDGGGLRRVTSVRSRSAELLEYEKDPCAKCHVCTSRCQKFLISRVGEDWIFLILLGLVMALVSWVMDYAIAFCQQAQKWMYGGLDSNMLLQYLAWVTYPVVLITFSAGFTQILSPQAVGSGIPEMKTILRGVVLKEYLTFKTFVAKVIGLTCALGSGMPLGKEGPFVHVASLCAALLSKFLAALFGGLYKEEPFEGNKNELRNTEMLSAACAVGVGCCFAAPIGGVLFSIEVTSTFFAVRNYWRGFFAATFSAFIFRVLAVWNQDEETITALFKTRFRLDFPFDLQELPAFAILGIACGFGGALFVYLNRLIVECMRKQKTINKFLLRKRLVYPAMVTLIISTLTFPPGFGQFMAGQLTQHESLVALLDNRTWCRQGVAEEFDYISHSHAWKHPQVNVFITLILFIVMKFWMSAVATTMPVPCGAFMPVFLIGAAFGRLVGETMAVMFPDGIHADGSVYPIVPGGYAVVGAAALSGAVTHTVSTAVIVFELTGQISHILPVMIAVILANAVAQSLQPSLYDSIIRIKKLPYLPELGMGHHEKYNIRVEDIMVRDVRYITLSSSYREVQEVLMTGQLKTLALVESTDSMILLGSIERSQLQSLLSLQLGPTRRLDHLRRHAQDNGTHTHTLGAHTHLTSLDTMDSPPSPPCTHTHSYTSNSSNTSARHGVRFLISTEESSFSAAVSNSQLPLKSAMKTVPTIHNTETPNSIHTLSINRDTPTPSPLSGSQQTLSCGDPERELLESPAEPEAPESRGPKRVRISMAAESPEVEDDMTTNEIAEWEEQQLDEPVDFNNCKIDPAPFQLVERTSLHKTHTIFSLLGLDHAYVTSTGRLVGVVSLRELRKAIEGSVTVTGVKVRPPLASFRDSGNTTSVSEVTELHKLWNRHRGLSLPREHTPPDMEDQLDVMDEETPVHFIQDQSDMEFETIATDNMDPPSELVLQESLSITEDQTEEFILECSPSHTDESELACDFDPSHLPETDQLEPAKEHGTPPHGTTPQNIEQMDQSELQCKRSPNRTEDQSE; encoded by the exons ATGTATGGGCGTTACACACAGGAGCTCGGTGTGTACGCCAAGGAGGAGGCGGCCCGCCTGCGTGATGGCGGGGGGCTGCGGAGGGTCACCAGTGTTCGCAGTCGGTCGGCAGAGCTGCTGGAGTATGAGAAAGACCCTTGCGCTAAGTGTCATG tgtgtaCGTCTCGCTGTCAGAAGTTCCTGATCTCGCGTGTGGGCGAGGACTGGATCTTTCTCATCCTACTGGGTCTGGTCATGGCCCTGGTCAGCTGGGTGATGGACTATGCTATCGCCTTTTGTCagcaag ctCAGAAGTGGATGTACGGGGGACTGGACAGTAACATGCTCCTGCAGTACCTGGCATGGGTCACCTACCCAGTGGTGCTCATCACTTTCTCAGCAGGGTTCACACAGATACTGTCCCCGCAGGCCGTGG GTTCGGGTATCCCAGAGATGAAGACCATTCTGAGAGGCGTAGTGCTGAAGGAATATCTCACCTTTAAAACCTTTGTGGCCAAAGTTATTGGGCTGACCTGTGCTCTGGGCAGTGGCATGCCCCTGGGAAAGGAG GGCCCGTTCGTTCATGTGGCCAGTCTCTGTGCAGCCCTCCTGAGCAAGTTCTTGGCTGCCTTGTTtggtggactctacaag GAAGAGCCCTTTGAGGGAAACAAG AatgagctgaggaacactgagaTGCTATCAGCAGCGTGTGCAGTGGGGGTAGGCTGCTGCTTCGCTGCCCCCATTGGAG gtgtGCTCTTCAGCATTGAGGTAACGTCTACGTTCTTTGCGGTGAGGAACTACTGGAGGGGCTTCTTCGCTGCCACCTTCAGCGCCTTCATCTTCAGAGTATTGGCTGTGTGGAACCAGGACGAAG AGACCATCACAGCCCTCTTTAAGACACGTTTCCGCCTGGACTTCCCCTTTGACCTCCAGGAGCTGCCAGCCTTCGCGATCCTGGG gaTTGCGTGTGGTTTTGGTGGGGCTCTCTTTGTCTACCTGAACAGACTGATAGTAGAGTGTATGAGGAAACAGAAGACAATCAATAAGTTCCTGCTCAGGAA ACGTCTGGTGTATCCTGCTATGGTCACCTTGATCATCTCAACCCTCACCTTCCCCCCTGGGTTTGGACAGTTCATGGCTGGACAG CTGACGCAGcatgagtccctggtggcgttgTTGGACAACCGAACATGGTGTCGGCAGGGCGTTGCCGAGGAGTTTGACTACATCAGCCACTCCCACGCCTGGAAACACCCCCAGGTTAACGTCTTCATCACTCTCATCCTCTTCATCGTCATGAAG TTCTGGATGTCTGCAGTAGCTACCACCATGCCTGTGCCATGTGGGGCCTTCATGCCAGTTTTCCTCATTG GTGCGGCATTTGGACGTTTGGTAGGCGAGACCATGGCAGTCATGTTCCCTGATGGCATCCATGCTGATGGTAGTGTCTATCCTATAGTGCCTGGCGGCTATGCTGTAGTGG GTGCAGCGGCGTTGTCGGGGGCAGTGACTCACACGGTGTCGACAGCAGTCATCGTGTTTGAGCTGACGGGTCAGATCAGCCACATCCTGCCGGTGATGATAGCGGTGATCCTGGCCAACGCCGTAGCCCAGTCCCTCCAGCCCTCGCTATACGACTCTATCATCAGGATCAAGAAACTACCCTATCTCCCTGAACTGGGCATGGGGCACCACGA GAAGTATAACATCCGTGTGGAGGACATCATGGTTAGAGACGTGCGTtacatcactctctcctcctcctaccgaGAGGTACAGGAGGTCCTGATGACTGGACAGCTGAAAACACTTGCCCTGGTTGAGTCCACAG acTCTATGATCCTGTTGGGTTCTATAGAGCGCTCCCAGCTCCAGTCACTCCTGTCCCTCCAGCTGGGTCCAACGCGCAGGCTCGACCACCTCCGGAGGCACGCCCAGGAcaacggcacacacacacacacactgggtgcgcacacacacctgaccagCCTGGACACCATGGACAGTCCCCCCAGCccaccctgcacacacacacactcctacacctCCAACTCCTCCAATACCAGCGCACGCCATGGGGTTCGCTTCCTG atCTCAACAGAGGAGTCCTCCTTCAGTGCAGCTGTGTCCAACTCTCAGCTGCCACTCAAATCTGCAATGAAAACTGTCCCTACTATTCACAACACAGAGACACCCAACAGTATACATACTCTCTCAATTAATAGAGACACGCcgactccctctcctctgtcaggctCTCAGCAGACCCTTTCCTGTGGTGACCCTGAGAGAGAGCTACTCGAG AGCCCGGCAGAGCCAGAGGCTCCTGAGAGCAGGGGGCCCAAACGAGTCAGGATCTCCATGGCGGCG GAGTCCCCTGAAGTAGAGGATGACATGACCACAAACGAA ATAGCAGAGTGGGAGGAGCAACAGCTGGACGAGCCAGTGGATTTCAACAACTGCAAGATAGACCCCGCCCCTTTTCAGCTTGTGGAGCGGACATCTCTGCATAAG actcacACCATCTTCTCCCTGCTGGGACTGGACCATGCCTATGTGACCAGTACAGGGCGGCTGGTGGGCGTGGTCTCCCTCAGGGAG CTGCGTAAGGCCATAGAGGGTTCAGTGACGGTGACAGGGGTGAAAGTTCGCCCCCCTCTGGCCAGTTTCCGTGACAGCGGCAACACTACCAGCGTTTCCGAGGTGACAGAGCTGCACAAGCTTTGGAACCGCCACAGAGGCCTCTCGTTACCACGGGAACACACCCCGCCCGACATGGAGGACCAATTGGACGTTATGGATGAGGAGACCCCTGTCCACTTCATACAGGACCAATCAGATATGGAGTTTGAAACCATCGCCACTGACAATATGGACCCGCCATCGGAATTGGTTCTTCAGGAAAGCCTCTCAATAACAGAGGACCAAACAGAAGAGTTTATCTTAGAGTGCAGCCCTTCCCACACTGACGAATCAGAGCTGGCCTGTGATTTTGACCCCTCCCACCTCCCTGAGACTGACCAATTGGAGCCGGCGAAGGAACATGGAACCCCACCACATGGAACCACACCCCAGAACATAGAGCAAATGGACCAATCAGAACTGCAGTGTAAGCGAAGTCCCAACCGCACTGAGGACCAATCGGAATGA
- the LOC118402190 gene encoding zona pellucida sperm-binding protein 4-like, which translates to MVNGFRNEYISGIKPSASHRSTVESVQYCTTMAGWVKVTIVVVCCTNVLGALMWEMGPQHLPRPVTYAAQVIRRSVASTPIEKCQVKEEERIICGTPAITIAQCDSINCCFDGWRCYYGKAVTVQCSRDGQFVVVVARDSTRPNLDLDSISLLGGQDSPCKPVGTTTVFAVYQFPVTACGTTLMEDSGYVVYENSMTSSYDVGIGPRGSITRDSHFELRFQCKYSDTAVEVLIVEVNIVAPPAPVAVPGPISVALRLARGQCYSEGCVEDVEAYTSYYSEADYPVVKVLKEPVYVEVNIERRTDSNLVLNLEHCWATSTPSPLSLPKWDLLVDGCPSQDDRYLTSVIPVSGVVFPTHYKRFVVKMFTFVDAHTLAPLKDRVFIHCSTEVCYATGNYSCQQSCNRQRRDVAVSLDGETSVVSSGELILTRTTCQA; encoded by the exons ATGGTAAACGGTTTCCGTAATGAATACATCTCAGGCATAAAACCCTCAGCAAGCCACAGAAGTACAGTGGAGTCAGTCCAATATTGTACAACAATGGCAGGGTGGGTTAAAGTTACGATAGTGGTTGTGTGCTGCACCAATGTACTTGGTGCACTAATGTGGGAAATGGGTCCACAGCATCTGCCTAGACCTGTAACTTATGCTGCGCAGGTCATCCGGAGGTCAGTGGCTTCCACTCCTATAGAGAAATGCCaagtgaaggaggaagagaggattaTTTGTGGAACCCCTGCGATTACTATTGCTCAATGTGACTCGATCAACTGCTGCTTTGATGGGTGGCGGTGCTACTATGGGAAAGCAG TGACTGTTCAGTGTAGCAGAGATGGTCagtttgtggtggtggtggccagGGATTCCACTCGGCCCAACCTGGACCTTGATTCCATTAGTCTGCTTGGTGGGCAGGATTCCCCCTGTAAGCCTGTTGGCACCACTACAGTCTTTGCTGTATACCAGTTCCCTGTCACTGCATGTGGCACCACTCTGATG GAGGACAGTGGCTATGTGGTCTATGAGAACAGCATGACATCTTCCTATGATGTGGGGATTGGACCTCGTGGCTCAATCACCAGAGACAGCCATTTTGA GCTGCGGTTCCAGTGTAAGTACTCTGACACGGCAGTGGAGGTACTGATTGTTGAGGTGAACATTGTTGCGCCACCTGCTCCGGTTGCTGTTCCTGGACCCATCAGCGTGGCGCTGCGACTGGCCAGAGGACAATGTTACAGCGAGGGATGTGTGGAAG aTGTGGAAGCCTACACCTCCTACTACAGCGAGGCAGACTACCCAGTTGTCAAGGTCCTAAAGGAGCCGGTTTATGTTGAGGTTAACATCGAGAGGAGGACTGACTCTAACCTGGTCCTGAATTTGGAGCACTGCTGGGCCACCTCCACCCCCAGTCCTCTAAGCCTGCCCAAGTGGGACCTCCTGGTTGATGG gtgtccatCTCAGGATGACCGCTACCTGACCTCTGTGATCCCTGTGTCTGGCGTCGTGTTCCCCACCCACTACAAACGCTTTGTGGTCAAGATGTTCACTTTTGTGGATGCGCACACCTTAGCCCCTCTGAAGGACAGG GTATTCATTCACTGTAGTACAGAGGTGTGCTACGCTACTGGAAACTACTCCTGTCAACAGAGCTGCAACAGGCAAA GGAGAGATGTGGCAGTGTCTTTGGATGGAGAGACTTCTGTGGTGTCCAGTGGAGAGCTGATTCTGACCAGAACCACCTGCCAGGCCTGA
- the LOC118402191 gene encoding protein FAM131A-like isoform X2 produces the protein MIPKSRKSSDTRKAVSIQEIAALARSSLNGISQAMKDHVTKPTSLQGGRVAHLIEWKGWPKPTDSPTDPLHTHFNSYCHLTEGEQEARFAAGVAEQFAIAEAKLKAWASVDDDDDDEEEADKEFLQNNRNTLTLSTRSDTATSNHEPRVSFQAEIGSIKVPPSISSTIPVGSSSNSLHCDRPTSKNDPAPQQHDQPILESDRASPFPREGELVDGEDQPVPQLETGGGVCIVHKPDWRPRIRSSRFDSCYSTSHSESLGEEEAEEEDEEGSVFQEGREWHSCQSQRSFFSDRGSSGVASFDEEE, from the exons ATGATCCCCAAGTCAAGAAAATCTTCAGACACGAGAAAGGCAGTCAGCATCCAGGAGATTGCTGCTCTGGCCAGATCCTCTTTAAATG gcataTCCCAGGCGATGAAGGACCATGTGACCAAGCCCACGTCCCTGCAGGGTGGCAGGGTTGCCCACCTCATAGAGTGGAAGGGTTGGCCCAAACCCACAGACTCCCCCACggaccccctccacacacacttcAACTCCTACTGCCACCTCACTGAGGGGGAACAGGAGGCACGCTTCGCTGCAG GAGTGGCAGAGCAGTTTGCTATCGCTGAGGCAAAGCTGAAAGCCTGGGCTTctgtggatgatgatgatgatgatgaggaggaagcTGACAAAGAGTTTCtccagaacaacagaaacacactcacactctctacCCGCTCAG ACACCGCAACGTCCAATCACGAGCCCCGAGTGTCATTCCAGGCTGAGATTGGCAGCATTAAAGTTCCACCCTCTATCAGCTCAACCATTCCCGTTGGCTCTAGCAGCAACAGCCTGCACTGTGATAGGCCCACATCTAAGAATGACCCAGCTCCACAGCAACATGACCAGCCTATTCTAGAGAGTGACCGGGCTAGCCCATTCCCCAGAGAGGGGGAACTAGTGGATGGCGAGGATCAGCCTGTACCACAGCTAGAGACCGGTGGGGGTGTCTGTATCGTCCACAAGCCTGACTGGAGGCCGAGGATCAGAAGCAGTAGGTTTGACTCCTGCTATTCAACCTCTCACTCTGAGTCTCTTGGAGAGGAGGAAGCGGAAGAGGAAGACGAAGAAGGGAGTGTGTTTCAGGAAGGTAGAGAGTGGCACTCCTGCCAGAGCCAGAGAAGCTTCTTCTCCGACAGAGGCTCGTCGGGAGTGGCGTCTTTCGATGAGGAAGAGtag